The Alphaproteobacteria bacterium genome includes a region encoding these proteins:
- a CDS encoding AlpA family transcriptional regulator translates to MQQQVYLSDQAVAARYGIHRITVWRWAASGLIPQPIKLSPGTTRWRLADLERIEAERTPGGQAA, encoded by the coding sequence ATGCAACAGCAAGTTTACCTTTCCGACCAAGCCGTCGCCGCGCGCTATGGCATTCACCGAATCACGGTATGGCGGTGGGCCGCATCCGGCCTGATCCCGCAACCGATCAAGCTTTCTCCCGGCACCACTCGTTGGCGACTCGCGGACCTCGAACGTATCGAGGCCGAGCGCACCCCCGGCGGGCAGGCCGCATGA